The Lolium rigidum isolate FL_2022 chromosome 1, APGP_CSIRO_Lrig_0.1, whole genome shotgun sequence region ctcacttgatcatcgttgcttcctgaagactcacaaatgctcccccatacaccatgatgggaaagctccattgatgcacatcttcacatgtccattatcaccaaatggacgacaagcttcaagcatgtgatccacttgagatgctcatcttgaacttgcccaacacaaccttgtatcttctcatactctatcataatatcttgaggtaTATATAAAGaaatcttcacttggaatcaagctctcaagatcttgattatccattgcttatcacataagatagagcatggctaatattgagttccacatatgaactccttcttcatttcttcttcttgatcatatcacatatagatcttcaaatcgatgatcttgatgccaatacacaatgtgtatctttatcttcatggcatccatacttgaatccaacacatggaatacaagaagtacctatggaatattccttcatataaactcaatgaaaatattagtccataggggttgtcattaattaccaaaaccacacataggggcaatgtacccttacactatCGGAGAACGGAGTTCAGTTTGAAAAATCTCCACCTACCACTGCCACCGATACTCGCCGCTGAGACCATCGGAGAACGGAAATGGCGAATTTGGAGCTGAATGCTGTGGGTTTCATCCCCTTCGCGACTCTAATGAAGGAAGCCGAGGCGGAGGCGAGGCAGCGTGAGGAACGACGAGCAGAGAAACATAGGTAAACCAAGCTAAGGTGGAAGTTGCTGCTACTCCAGGTGTGCCTCGCCTCACCATGGGTGATCAAGCAGATGGAGGAGCAGGTGGGTTGGAGCCCGCAGTTGTCGGTGCAGGGGTTCGAAGAACAAATCGCTCTCGTGGAGTTGCGGATTCATCACTAGTTTAGATATAGTGATTAGCAATATCGATTTTGTCTTTTATACATGTATGTTCGTGGCAAGGTTTCTCTTACGGATGTTTCCCGAAAGCACTGTTTTCACATCCCTCATGGCCACTACCTTTCCAGTTCGCATGCCCCGCTAAGTCCGGTAATTAAGAATCTCCCGCCTCTCTCATACTTGCCAATTCCAAGGCTGATCAGTAAGGGAATTGGCAGGAACCAACCTTAGTTGCCCCTCGGTAGAGTGGTCATGGTAATAGGTACAAGTCCATGTCATTCATGATTGACAGAGGTGGCTTATTGTTGTCAACTCTACACCCATGTACCGCGAAACATATGCAACGATGATCCTTACCAAAGTCCCGTAGGCAAATATTGTGCAGTCGACAATACACATCGTGGAAAAGATACAACACACTTCATAACTATTAGACAATAACCAAACTTTGTTTCGGTTCATAATTTGGCTAAGGTTTCTCCATCTCCTCAAGAACAAATtgatctactcacacatggaacCAAATAACATCATCATGAATATTTGAATAGAAAATGGAAGATCGAGTGGGTAAAAGTAAAAATCCAACTCAAGGTTAAGGATTACAACAAGATGCccaatgatgatggtgatgatgatgatcgatGGCTTGGCCTCCAATGATCCTAGAAGCGGTGATGATGGATCTCTTCTTGCGAGTTCCCCCTCTGAATGCCTTCATGAGGTCATGTTTCATGTTTTTCTGGTGGCTCTATGTCTCGCTTCTCAGAACCAACTTCATGGGCGGATTATATTTGATGAGGTGCACCAGTAGGGAAAACGCTAGAGGTGAACGCTTATCAGAAGCAAGCGGCCATCAATGTACATAGGTGCTATTAATAGTTGCGCACCTGAAAGCGGCACGTGAGTGATCTGCTCTTACTGGTAGCGTAGGGAGAGGTTCAGCGCGCAACTACTATATAGGTCCCAGCTACACCCGGGTCCAAAACATGTTCGTAGAATTCGGCTATAAGTACACGCGGCTGGTATGTGCATACATGTCGCGTGTCAAAATACTGGTTACGTGTCCCGCTGTCGCACGCGACAAGTAACGCATGGTTGGCCGCGCATCAAATTATTGCTCGCGACTAGTAATCTCCGACATTGACTTTGTGAGACGAACAGGCTCACGTACCAACGGTCTCCATTCGTCGCCGTTCCTCCTCTCCCCACAAATTTGTCTCTCTCATTTCTCCACCCACCTTATTTTCTCCATATAGACcttttattttagccaataaaatACATTGAGGTTTATGGATCTAACCAAATCTCTCTCCTACTTCTAGATCTAAccaaaagatttttttttcatgATGAATGCACCGCTTCGTCCAGGCCGCTCGACCACGATCGGATGCTTACATAAGGCAAGAGGGAGCCCAGACAAGAAATAGATTTTGGGGAGAAAAAAAAACATGCCATTCTAGATTGCATTATTATAGCACAACATGGGCGCACGCCACATTGGAATGCATTGTTTTGCACAACCGTATTACTTGCAGCACGAGAAAAATACTAGACACACTAAGCTGATGATTCATCCGCACTGGAGTATTGTAGTTTATGCAACAGTTCAACAACTAGAACATAATGCAATTATATAGGAACTGTTTCTTTGATTTCAGTTTACGTGCATCTACCGGTTGCCGAGATGAGAAACAAAGAATGTTGGCCAATCCATCTCAAATGGAACAATTTGCGAACGGTTAATCGTGCGGAAGCTCGCCACCTTCTCCATCTTCCCTGTCTGAAGATCTGCAGTGCTCACGCCCCCCATGTAATTCTCGAGGAGCAACATGCCACCCTTCTCTCCAGAGATAAGCCGGTTTATCCACCTATGTGGTTTTAGATCGACATCTGGACCGCGGAGCCACCTTGAATGGCCACCATCCTCTTGCCTCGTCCATACCTCTAGTTGGTAGCTTCCAATTGGCATGTGCAACAACGAGAGTCTTCCATCGGTAGCGACAGTAAGGTGTGCTTCTTTAAAAtaatgaatcttgttgtctccaaTCGAAGTGTCAATATTAGCAAGGGAGACGCGACATGTCTCGACGTCCACATCAATGGTATGCCAACTCAAGCAGTGGCCCGTGATGTAACGAACAAGCCAGCGCGCCGTGCCCCGCCACACAACGGCCCGCGGATTCCATAGAGGCATGCAGCCACTCGTCTCGTGAGGAGCAAAAGAGAATTTATGAGGCTGTCTCCACGTCGTCTCGCCGGATGTGAAATTGTAGAGGTTGAGTGGCCGGTGTTTCGTGTCATTGCCAATGATGAGCACCTTGAAGAACTTGGAGAAGCCTTGCGGAGCGAAAGGTTGCTGGTTGGTGTTGGACGAACAATCTAACCCGGTTAGAATGGCAAAGCCGCTGTCGTCAAATTTCCAATTGCACGGTAGTGGAGGGAGTGCGTGGCATGCACCAACAAGTAAATTGCACACGGCAAGGTGAACGGTGGAACCACGTGAATCGGGCGGATCCAGGCGCACGAGCACGAGGCCATGGCGACTAGCAAGCGGTACCACGTTGCGTAGTAGGCTTCTTGCCGCTCCGGAGAAGAATGACTTGAAAGAGCGATCTTCGGAGACAAACACCGACCGCGGCGTCGGGATGCAGGTCGTCATAAAGGTAGAGCCCTTCTCAAGCATAACTCTTTCCCAGAAGAAGAACCCCGAGAGAAACATCGATGCCGTGCGATGAGGCCAGCGACGACGGTGAAGGAAGGACGCCTCGACTATGAGGCGGCACCACCGCTTGCAGGTTAGGGTAGATCGGAAGAGGTCGGCCACGTCCTCCAAGCGTAGGAGGATCTCGCGGACGATGTCGTCGCAGAACGAGTCCGCGGTGGGCACAGCCGCTGCCGCCATCTCTTCTATCTCCTAGCTCGCGTGAGGTGATTGTGTGAGCGACTTGCGATTGGACGACGATGCTGGAGTATTTTCCTTGTTAGGCCTTGTTCGGCAGAGGTGGATTTGTGTGTATTTTAGTGTATTAGCCACCGTGTTTTGGGTGAAAACACCTCAATCACCCAATCCCCTCAGATCTCTACACTCCAAACTGACGTGTTTCGGCAGGGATTGCCCGGACTGACCCTACCGAAACCAGCCGACCGAACGGTCCATTCGCGTTTTGTTGAGTTTTCAGATGGGGCGAGGATTATACTCAGCAAACCCGGCCAAAACTCCCCTGCCGAACTTGTCGACGATGATGCTGGGGTATGTATGGGATCTGGGATCTGAAAGAAAAAGCTTGGGTCCAGATTGGACTCTTCGTCGGATTCACCTCCCTTAGTACTACTATAGTGCCGGTCTCTCTCTCACCCAACGTACGCTATGGATGTAATACCTGTTTTTCTTCACCAAAGCTGATTTCGTGATCATATACATTTATATAAAGCCATTTAGGAGTATATACTTATGCCCTTGCAAAAAAATCACCAAACCAAAAATTAACAAAAATAATTTGTACTCCTAGCTAGTTGGATTATGCGGTTGTGTGGAACCTAACAATGCAGAGGCCCGGCTTAAGATAAAAAACTATGCAGAGACCAAACGTAAGctccctttatcggaaaaaaactaGTTAACTTCAAATGTGGCATCCGTTTGATCTGGTCAATCTCGCGCACGCCATGATGATTTTTATGTCATAGTTGGGTCTTACATATACTAGAAAATTGTACTGATACCGGATTAAAAAGTACTAAATTTATTATACTACAAAATGCTAGTCAGGGACTACAAAAATAAATGATGTAACTTTTttagatatggatatatctacATATCTAGGCAAAGTTGTAACACTTATTTTGGAACGGATGTACAATTTGTAAGGAAAAAAAGCATGACCATTGCATACTACTATACGTAAAAAGGGGATAAAGAATCTTGTTTTCCGATGGTTTTTGAAAATAAAAACTTCTCTTGTTTCCCTCATAATACAGAGTCTATGGCTGAAAAAAAAAGATattatcaaaaaataaaaataaaccatGAGTATGTGATGTTGGGCCATCCTCTTACTGATGATGACCTAGTGGCGGTGGACCTAGAAATTTCAAAAAGCATGGGTAAACATGCATATGATATCCCTTTTCGGACAAGTTGCTATGGATTATGGAACATCCTTTGGTACATTGCCGTCGTCCTGTCGGTAAACCTGGGTGGCCGTCCGGGATGGAATTAAGATCCGCTTGGGGTGTTGTGCATGTTTTATAGATGTAAATGGACCATCATTAGGGTACTCACGAAAAAGTTATCTTATTTTCTGAACTAAAAAGGTTGgctgcatttgtaatatgttaatCTTGGAGGCGCCAAATCCATCTACCGAGAAGAAGCAATCACATCACGACATCAAGATTTGGTAATGTAGTTCAGCGATCCACGCCTACATCTGTGAGGCATGCTTTACGGACGCTCCTCCCCACGGTTGCGTCGACAACAAGCCCACCGAGGTGATACAAACACTTTAGATCTATAAGACGACACCGGTCCAACAACGCCCGGGCATCGGACCATCGCTGTAAATTGACCTTATGTCTAACCTAGTTTTCATTAGTATAATTTGTCTACTCTTGGTACCTTTATACACTAAGCCATGTTACAGAGTTCGACTCTATCATGTAACCTTCCGCTTAATTATAAATTCATAGTACTACTCGTACACGTATTCGAtacatattgcaacatgcataatCTATATTAGTTCTAACTGTACTCACAATGGAATCGCCTTCGCCTACCTGTGTACCTGTCGTCACAAAAGAAAGCATCCCGAATCACCTCGGATGAGTTGTACACTTGGACGGGACACGGGCGCGGCGCGCGGCGCTGCATTGTACTACTGCTACGGGAAGTCTTGGGTACGTACGCGTATGCTGCTGCTCAGCTGCTGGATCGGCGCCCCGTCCGGCCGTCAGTGCGCTGCGGACAACAAAAAGCGAAACCAAAGTTGCACCGAGGAAACCATACTCTCCACCCTATCCTTCACATCTCTCATACATGTCTTCTTCTCTCCACGGCCACCATCACCATGGATCGATCAGACAAGCAGAACCCATGTCTTCTTCTCTGCCGGTATTGTGCTGTTTTACCGTTGGTTTTCATGGCATCTTCGTAGGTTCTTAATGAGAAATGCGTGCTTTCGTGGAGTGGCCGGAGGTGAAAGTGAAACTTCCTGGCCGGCCGGAGGAGATTGACAGAAGAGAGCGAGCACACGGCGGAGGACGGCATCGCGGACATGCCGGTCCCGACGCGTGCTCTCTCCTCTTCCTGTCGGACTCCTTCTCCCCAGCTAGCCTCCCATCGGCCTTTCAGCCAGTCGGCGGCGCGTTTCTGATCTGAAATTTGCAGACAGGTTAATGGTGCTGAGTTTTATTAGTATCATCTTCGCTGAATCGGTCGGACCATTTCTGTTCTgtgttgttttgttttgtttcagaTCGTGGGTACAAGTTTGCGGTTCTGAATCTGACATCTTCTGTCTAAAGCAAGGAGCTTGATGTCAAAGGATCTAGCCGGTTCAATCGTCCCCAGTTTCAGTCGTCCCTCCAAGTGTTATTTTGATTGTTAATCTGCATTCCAGGAGGTCAAGGGTCTCTTTCAGAATGGTTGTCGCGTACCAACTTCAGAACCCTTTTCCTTTCTTTGCTTCACACTTTTCCCTTCTCAACAGTTAATTGTGATTCTCTAATCCGAGTTCTTCTTGTCGAAACCTCTCATTACATGTTTGTTGACCGTGTATACAACATACATCCTTAGGTGCCAAAGTATATGACCTCTTGCAGATTTGTACAAATTCCCTCATGTCCAAGAACTATATCTTCACATGATTCGATGCCTACTTTTCCTCCGAATTAAGAACATTGGTAGCCTTTTGATACTAGTTTTGAGACTTATAAACGGCTGTGTATATCGGGTGTAATTGCTTTTTAAGTAATAAAAGGTCCATTATCGGAAAAAATAGCATTGGTAGCACTACTAGGCACTAGAGCAAATTtgctgcacatgagcaccagtggtctcggttttcaaaatatttgaaaattatatttttgtttttcaaaaactCATTAAATTTATTCcttgaatacatacacatgtatGCGAAGTTTCAGTAGAAATTGCGTTGTATTTTGAGcaacaggaaaaaaacaaattcgTGGCTCTGTATATGGGCACatattgtcagaaatttgtcttttttatatagctcaaaatacaacatattttttccAAAATTTCTACCGTAACTTCAAAATATTAACATATATGTGGGTATTTAGTTTAAAAAATTGAAAtccaaaaaatataatttttaaaacACATGAGCACTGGTGATCATGTGCTAAAGACACTTTCCGCACTACTAGTGACTATGTTCTTTGCACTGCTAGTGACTATATTGTTTGCACTACAAGTTGAACGAGTACTGTATTTAGGCCATCTTGTCATCATCCAAGGTTGGCGCAGACAAGCTTTTGTAAGTAGTTCTCCTACCAGAGCCTGCCAACTAACATGTGGCAATACCTACTATGTGCTAAAATACAGCTTAACGGTTTTTTCAACGCAGCATTGCGTGGTACTTTCGCTGCCAAAGTGATGGCTTTCACATGCTTTGTGTTGTCcggagaaaaaagaaaagagtCTACCTACCTTGCATCGCATGCATGTTAGTTCCAGTAAGACGATCCGTAGCCATCAGGTAACAACTGCTGTTGAACAATGAAGTCATTGCCATGGATCGATACTGGATGGCAGGTTCGTGCCAAACATTAGGAATGCATCTATGTTACGACCTCCCACCGAACATTGAGAAAAAGTTATATTAACGACTTCCACAGTAAAACCTTTCATAAATGAGGTTCTAGTTTTTGGAGTTTTTGTAATATTGGTAAACATGTCTTAGAATTTTGAGAAATGATAATAGGGAACAAGTATATCAAAAGCTTTGGCACTTGGGTATATTGGTAAACTGGTTGAAGTTTTAACTTCGATTTTCAGTTTTCTTGAAAGAATCCGATTTTATTAGTTAACCAAACATAGTATATCGGCGAAATTGAAACACGCAAGAACAACAAACCATGAGGCAAATAGAAAGTTCATAAATATATGCAAAATTATGCTTCTGCAATTAATGAACCTCAGTCCCTCGAAGAATTGAACTTTTGGATTCAATGAGCAAACCAGAACTTTGAGGGTCAACTTTCATTGAGATGGAACCGTAGAGACCAACCAAGTTCAAATTCCGGTTCTTATATTTACGAGGCTAGTACATTTGTATAGAAAAACATAGCGAAATTCACTGACTTATCTTTGTTTCTATCAAAGCGATCTGGTATAACCGAGGAGTACACTTGTGGATATGTACATGTGCGATTGTAATATTGAATCAATGGACCTATCTGAAATAACATAAGAAAATATGGTAACTAAcatttttgtttcaaaaaatgTCACTCCTTTAAATGATTCGGTTATTtcataagtttgaccaaatttcaacttagaacaaaaattgcagaaagtcACAATTCGGAATTTGACTCTGTAGTCATCGATCATGTCTTTCTAGAAAGTTAATGTAATTGTTAAGTTTGAGAGAGATAAGATGAATATAGTAAAGTTGTTGCAAGGTCACAAGAGTAAAATGTGGAAAAATGAGGTAGTTGTCAGAATATCAAGCCTAGTTGAGGGAAAAACTGAATTTAAAGATAAattaaaacaacaacaacaacaacaaaattactaAAAAAAAACTTTTGTTTGAAAACTTTTCTTTTGAAGTCGAAGATAAAggtagaaccaacctgtggttggatggtttggTGTCTCGTTAAAAGTGAAATGTTCTTCAGTTGGAGGTGATGTTCCATCGACAGTGAGGTGCacatggtgacttcgtcaatctcaagatctgTTGGATTAGTTTCTTGGACTCAGTCTCtcagaggtgctcataggggtagaatGTGCATGCATTCGTAAATTTATAGGGGTGAATGTATGTGCGTATGTATGAGCGGGCGTCTATGTCTATATtaagtttcgcaaaaaaaaaaaagacgaaGACGAAGAGACCTAGTATAGTTATAGAGAAAAAAAATTCATTCTACTGAAAACGTCGTTCCACTGCCACGTAAACGTCAACATAGGCGCGCACGCACGTTCGTTCGCACCAACGAGCGGCGGGGCCCACCACGCACCAGCACCGAACCACAAAACAGAGCCCGCCGGACACCGCTCGATCGCTTCCCCTCCCCACCACTTCCTCCCCGGCGAActcgccgccgcctgcgcctccCCCACGGCGCCGTGCGATCGCCTCCATGCCACCGACCCGCACCTTGCCCTTCTCCCCGTAACCCGGCGCAACGCCGGCACGCGGCGATGGCGCCCCTCGTCCCAATCGCCCTCCTCTGCATCGCCCtctgcctcgccgccgcctcctcctcgtcggcggcggAGTGCGGTCGGAACACCACCCTGGAGGGCTACACTGCGGACCTGCGCATGTCGCAGCACCAGCTCCGGGGCCGCGTGGCCGTGCTGGACGGCTGCTCCTTCCGCGTCTCCTCCCTCGACCTCCTCGCCGGCTCCGCCTCGGCCCGCTGGTGGCGCGCGGACGGCGCCGACCTCGATTCCCTCTCCCGCGGCGCTCCCGCCGCCCAAGAACCTCTCAACCGCACCTTCGCCTCCGAATCCCTCGTCTTTCGGCTCCTCCCGGGCCTCTCCTGGCCGCTCGTCCCCGTCCTCGCCGCCTTCGACCCGCTCACCTCCTCCCTCTTCGGCTTCGTCCGCCTCCCCTCCAACGCCACCTCCAACTCCTCCGACGCCTCCACCGCCAACTCATCCGCGCCCACCATGTTCAACTCCTGCGCCCAGCTCTCGCCGCGGTTCCGGGTGCGGTGGACGCTCCGCGAGGCGGAGAACGCCATCGACGTGGGCCTCGAGGCGGCCGTCGGGTCCGAGTACTACATGGCGTTCGGCTGGGCGGATCCCGGCGCCAAGCCCAACGCCACCATGATCGGCGCCGACGTGGCCGTCGCGGGGTTCACCGAGGAGGGCCTCCCGTTCGCCGAGGACTACTTCGTCACCCGGTCCAGCGAGTGCCTGCTCCGCGCCGACGGCACGGCGGAGGGCGTCTGCCCGGACACCTTCTACGGCCGCCGCAACGGCACCGGCGACGCCGACTCGGTCAACAACACGCGCCTCGTCTACGGCCACCGCCGCGACGGCGTCTCCTTCGTGCGCTTCTCGCGCCCGCTCGCGTCGCCCGACAAGAGGTACGACGTGGCGGTGGACGCCGCCAAGAGCATGACGGTGATCTGGGCCATCGGGCTGCTCCGTCCGCCGGACTCGCTGAGCCCGTACTACCTGCCGCTGAACCACGGCGCGCCGGCGGGCACCGCGTACGGCCACCTCGCGCTCAACCTGTCGGCGTCGGCGATCGAGGGGTGCCGCGGGCCACTGGACGCcgaggacaaggaggaccagggcCGGATCACGGCCGAGCGGCAGACGCCGCTGGTGGTCACGGCCGGCCCGGCCATGCACTACCCCAACCCGCCCAATCCCACCAAGGTGCTTTACATCAATAAGAAGGAGGCGCCCCTGCTCAAGGTGGAGCGCGGCGTGCCGGTCACCTTCTCCGTCGAGGCCGGCCACGATGTTCCGCTCTACATCACGTCCGACGCCGTGGGCGGGAACGCCACGGCACGGAACACCTCCGAGGTCATCTACGCCGGCAGTGAGAAGTCAGAGGGCGTGCCGGCGACGCCGACGGAGCTCGTCTGGCTGCCGGACCGGAACACGCCGGACGTCGTGTACTACCAATCCCTGTATGATCCCAAGATGGGGTGGAAAATTCAGGTGGTCGATGGAGGCCTCAGTGACATGTACAACAACAGCGTGCTGCTGGACGATCAGCAGGTCACCTTCTTCTGGACTATGTCCGCCGACTCCATCAACATCGCCGCCCGGGGCGAGAAGAAGAGCGGGTACCTCGCCATCGGCTTCGGCAGCGCAATGGTGAACAGCTACGCCTACGTTGGATGGA contains the following coding sequences:
- the LOC124699350 gene encoding cytochrome b561, DM13 and DOMON domain-containing protein At5g54830-like translates to MAPLVPIALLCIALCLAAASSSSAAECGRNTTLEGYTADLRMSQHQLRGRVAVLDGCSFRVSSLDLLAGSASARWWRADGADLDSLSRGAPAAQEPLNRTFASESLVFRLLPGLSWPLVPVLAAFDPLTSSLFGFVRLPSNATSNSSDASTANSSAPTMFNSCAQLSPRFRVRWTLREAENAIDVGLEAAVGSEYYMAFGWADPGAKPNATMIGADVAVAGFTEEGLPFAEDYFVTRSSECLLRADGTAEGVCPDTFYGRRNGTGDADSVNNTRLVYGHRRDGVSFVRFSRPLASPDKRYDVAVDAAKSMTVIWAIGLLRPPDSLSPYYLPLNHGAPAGTAYGHLALNLSASAIEGCRGPLDAEDKEDQGRITAERQTPLVVTAGPAMHYPNPPNPTKVLYINKKEAPLLKVERGVPVTFSVEAGHDVPLYITSDAVGGNATARNTSEVIYAGSEKSEGVPATPTELVWLPDRNTPDVVYYQSLYDPKMGWKIQVVDGGLSDMYNNSVLLDDQQVTFFWTMSADSINIAARGEKKSGYLAIGFGSAMVNSYAYVGWIDANGTGHVNSYWIDGKDGMSVHETHENLTYKRCRSENGAIIFEFTRPLATSCSGRVECKNIIDPTTPLKVIWAMGSQWSSGRLSVKNMHSVTSNRPVRILLLSGLAEAVEDLRPVLAVHGFMMFVAWGMLLPGGIVAARYLKHAKGDLWFQAHTYLQYSGLSVMFLGVLFAVAELRGFSFKSTHAKIGVVAFTFTSMQPVNAYLRPHRAENAEILSRNRVIWEYLHIFTGRTALVAGVTALFTGLQHLGHRYGSKTIKGLTCGLVVWVVSGVLVVAYLEYMKVKRRRDGADGLSHKFVLGNTEEDDSVDLLHSDRFDSKMDSGSPGSMEVQLQPLKG